TTGTAGAAGGTTTGCTTACTCATCCCCAGAGCTTCAATAACTTCCTTCTTGGTGAAGTCGAAGAACGGGTTGTCTAGGAAGAAATCTATTATTCTCAGTTTTGGGGAGTCCCCGAGAGTTCTTAGCAAAATGGATTGGTATTCCTTCTTCATGTAAATTTCTTCTGGCATACTTATCAATAAACAATTTATGAATAAAGTATTTAAAGTTCAAGGATCAGAAGATTCATAATTTAGCTAAACGTCAAATAAGCACTTTTTAGTAAATGTGGATTATGTGCTTCTCTTAAGATCTGGGTTTAATGGATATGCGTCTTTTAATGAATGTTAGGTAGCTGTAGAATGTCATCCATGCCACCGATATGGTTATTGTGTATGGAAGATATTCTGGCATTGTTAGCAGAACGTAAATATTCATTATAATGTTAAATAGGAGGTTTATGTACCAGGCTCTCCTCTGCCAACCATATCTTGATATGGTTTCAATGGCTTGAAGTGCTGCAGCCCCCTTATCAGTTAAAACGTAGAATCCTTCACTATTTACTGAAATTAGATCATCAAGCTTCTTTAAATGGAAATCTAGAAGACCGCTACTATCAATCTTCAACTCCCTCTTTATATCGGCAAAACGTTTAGGACCCTTAGCCAACAGTTTAATGATCTCAATTCGCAATGGATGGGAGACTGCCTCAAACAAGTCACTTGAACTCATAAATTACCCCTCCAACATATAGTACTCCCTGAAAATTTAGATTTTGACATTTTTGCATAAATTTCCATTCAAACCATTTAACCACCATTACCATCACAATTCACTAATACAAACTTCCAATAACACCCATTTAATCCTATCAACATTGACTGATGAGTCAATGATCATTGACATATAAATCCCAAAACCTAATTCCTAAAATTTATTGAATCCCCCATAAAAGCATGAAAGCCTTTTAAATTTTGTAAACATACATATAAGTAATTTGGCAGGGTTGGTGGGTGTTTGAATGATTAAATTGAATGTGCCTAGGTTGGAGTTGCTTAGTAGGGATGACCTTGAAAAGGTACATAATGCTTCCCTTGAGGTTTTGGAGAGGACTGGCATTGTCTTTAAGCATGAGAAAGCCATTAAGGTTTTTGAGGATGCAGGTGCCCCTGTGGATTATAAGGCTCAAAAAGTTTACATTCCAAATCATTTGGTTAAGGAGGCTTTAAAGAGGGCTCCAAGCAGAGTTTTGTGGCATGCGAAGAACCCGGGGAAGACTATAGTCTTTGAGGATGATAGGATACATTTTGGTCCTGTATGTACTCCAGCATTCATTTATGATTTGGAGACGGGGTTTAGGCGAAACTCTACAGCGAAGGATTTTGAAAATATTGTGCGGATTATGGATTATTTGGAGAGGATTGATGATGGGTATGGGGTTGTTCATATAATGGATGTTCCAGATCACGCTGCCCACGCATATGCAATGCTACTTCAAATTAAGAATACAGATAAACCCATTAGGGGTAGGGCTAGGGGATCCACAATAGCTAGGGATTGCCTAAACATGATATCCATGGTTGCTGGGGGTGAGGAGGAGCTTAGGAGGAAGCCAATGCTAATCTGCATGCTCAATCCCA
This Candidatus Methanomethylicota archaeon DNA region includes the following protein-coding sequences:
- a CDS encoding winged helix-turn-helix domain-containing protein, which gives rise to MSSSDLFEAVSHPLRIEIIKLLAKGPKRFADIKRELKIDSSGLLDFHLKKLDDLISVNSEGFYVLTDKGAAALQAIETISRYGWQRRAWYINLLFNIIMNIYVLLTMPEYLPYTITISVAWMTFYSYLTFIKRRISIKPRS